One window of the Rhizobiaceae bacterium genome contains the following:
- a CDS encoding amino acid ABC transporter ATP-binding protein — MQISTTDVAVEIVGMHKWYGEFHVLKDINLKVMRGERIVICGPSGSGKSTLIRCINRLEEHQKGKIVVDGIELTNDLKRIDEVRREVGMVFQHFNLFPHLTILENCTLAPIWVRKIPKKQAEETAMHFLRRVKIPEQANKYPGQLSGGQQQRVAIARSLCMNPRIMLFDEPTSALDPEMIKEVLETMVGLAEEGMTMLCVTHEMGFARKVANRVIFMDQGQIVEQNTPVEFFDHPQHERTKLFLSQILH, encoded by the coding sequence ATGCAGATCTCGACCACCGACGTGGCCGTCGAGATCGTCGGGATGCACAAGTGGTACGGCGAGTTCCACGTCCTGAAGGACATCAACCTCAAGGTCATGCGCGGCGAACGCATCGTCATCTGCGGCCCGTCCGGCTCCGGCAAGTCGACGCTGATCCGCTGCATCAACCGGCTCGAGGAGCATCAGAAGGGCAAGATCGTCGTCGACGGCATCGAACTGACCAACGACCTGAAGCGCATCGACGAGGTGCGCCGCGAGGTTGGCATGGTGTTCCAGCACTTCAACCTCTTCCCGCACCTGACGATCCTGGAGAACTGCACGCTGGCGCCGATCTGGGTGCGCAAGATCCCGAAGAAGCAGGCCGAGGAAACGGCCATGCATTTTCTGCGCCGCGTCAAGATTCCCGAGCAGGCGAACAAGTATCCGGGACAGCTTTCCGGCGGCCAGCAGCAGCGCGTGGCGATCGCGCGCTCGCTGTGCATGAACCCGCGCATCATGCTCTTCGACGAGCCGACTTCCGCGCTTGACCCGGAGATGATCAAGGAAGTGCTGGAGACCATGGTCGGACTCGCCGAAGAGGGCATGACCATGCTGTGCGTCACGCACGAGATGGGTTTTGCGCGCAAGGTCGCCAACCGGGTGATCTTCATGGATCAGGGCCAGATCGTCGAGCAGAACACGCCGGTCGAGTTCTTCGACCACCCGCAGCACGAGCGTACGAAGCTGTTCCTGTCGCAGATATTGCATTGA
- a CDS encoding amino acid ABC transporter permease, whose product MAVRDTIEADQPSRGSLIYDPKVRGLVFQVVLIVLLALGIWWIVDNTIENLRRSNISTGFAFLRGRAGFDISDRLIDYSSDSSYGRALVIGMLNTAMVAIVGIIAATIIGFLVGIGRLSNNWLIRKIATVYVELFRNIPPLLVILFWYQGVLALLPAVRDSYALPFGSFLNSRGFYFPRFVWGEGAWLVLAGLAVGIALSVFVARRARIRQEATGQQFPVFWTSVALIVGLPLIGLVLAGIPVTLDYPQKGTFNLTGGTNVKPEFLSLFLALSFYTASFIAEIVRAGILGVSRGQSEAAAALGLRSGQSLRLVVIPQAMRIIIPPLTSQYLNLTKNSSLAVAIGYPDLYAIGGTILNQTGQAIEVVVIFMVVYLGLSLLTSLFMNWFNNKMALKER is encoded by the coding sequence GTGGCGGTACGCGATACAATCGAGGCGGACCAACCTTCGCGGGGATCCCTGATCTACGATCCGAAGGTCCGCGGTCTCGTCTTTCAGGTCGTCCTGATCGTCCTTCTGGCGCTCGGCATCTGGTGGATCGTCGACAACACCATCGAGAACCTGCGCCGTTCCAACATCTCGACCGGATTTGCCTTCCTCAGGGGGCGCGCCGGCTTCGACATTTCCGACCGGCTGATCGACTACAGCTCCGATTCTTCCTACGGACGCGCGCTGGTCATCGGCATGCTCAACACGGCGATGGTGGCGATCGTCGGCATCATCGCGGCGACCATCATAGGCTTTCTCGTTGGCATCGGGCGCTTGTCGAACAACTGGCTGATCCGCAAGATCGCCACCGTCTATGTCGAACTTTTCCGCAACATACCGCCGCTGCTCGTCATCCTGTTCTGGTATCAGGGCGTGCTGGCGCTGCTGCCGGCTGTGCGCGACAGCTACGCGCTGCCCTTCGGCTCGTTTCTCAACAGCCGCGGTTTCTATTTTCCGCGCTTCGTGTGGGGAGAAGGGGCGTGGCTGGTGCTCGCGGGTCTCGCCGTGGGCATCGCGCTCAGCGTCTTCGTGGCTCGCCGCGCGCGCATCCGGCAGGAGGCGACCGGGCAGCAGTTCCCCGTCTTCTGGACGAGCGTTGCGCTGATCGTCGGCTTGCCGCTGATCGGCCTCGTTCTCGCCGGTATTCCGGTCACGCTCGACTATCCGCAGAAGGGAACCTTCAATCTCACCGGCGGCACCAACGTCAAGCCGGAGTTCCTGTCGCTCTTCCTCGCGCTGTCCTTCTACACGGCGTCCTTCATCGCCGAGATCGTGCGCGCCGGCATACTTGGCGTGAGCAGGGGCCAAAGCGAGGCGGCGGCGGCGCTCGGGCTGAGATCGGGACAGTCGCTCAGGCTCGTCGTCATACCGCAGGCGATGCGCATCATCATCCCGCCGCTCACCAGCCAGTATCTCAACCTGACGAAGAATTCGTCGCTGGCGGTGGCGATCGGCTACCCGGACCTCTACGCGATCGGCGGCACGATCCTCAACCAGACCGGACAGGCGATCGAGGTCGTTGTGATCTTCATGGTCGTCTATCTCGGTCTCAGCCTCCTGACGTCGCTGTTCATGAACTGGTTCAACAACAAGATGGCGCTGAAGGAGAGATGA
- a CDS encoding S24 family peptidase, producing the protein MNAITLHQNLDDLPAAYGLIYRGHDIEPEFRNGDMLCFEKNGDAEAGDVVAVWLRPEHVREGRSQVAVYRVHMPLPPGFVLPFDMDPDAECMPVLILLSLSDPKRVAPFPADRLLGVHRLASVVFRESEGEEGGEQ; encoded by the coding sequence ATGAACGCCATCACCCTCCACCAGAACCTTGATGATCTGCCGGCAGCGTATGGCCTGATCTACCGTGGTCACGACATCGAGCCCGAGTTCCGCAACGGCGATATGCTCTGTTTTGAAAAGAACGGTGATGCCGAAGCTGGCGATGTCGTCGCCGTATGGCTCCGCCCCGAGCATGTCCGCGAAGGTCGATCCCAAGTCGCGGTCTACCGGGTTCACATGCCTTTGCCGCCCGGCTTCGTCCTGCCTTTCGACATGGACCCGGACGCCGAATGCATGCCGGTTCTCATCCTGCTCAGTTTGAGCGATCCGAAAAGGGTCGCGCCTTTCCCGGCCGACCGGTTGCTTGGCGTGCACCGCCTCGCATCGGTCGTCTTCAGGGAGAGCGAGGGCGAGGAAGGAGGTGAGCAATGA
- a CDS encoding amino acid ABC transporter substrate-binding protein, translated as MKKILTGMLAMAAVGMTASVASAGTLEDVKAKGFIQCGVNTSLAGFSSPNDKGEWTGLDVDFCRAVAAAVFGDGTKVKFTGLSAKDRFTALQSGEVDILSRNTTWTISRDTALGLNFGGVTYYDGQGFMINAKKLPGVNSALQLSGAAVCVQSGTTTELNLADYFKANKMEYNPVVFEKFEEANAAYDAGRCDAYTTDQSGLYAVRLQMAAPDDHVVLPEIISKEPLGPSVRQGDDKWFDVVKWTYYALLNAEEAGITQANVEEMKNSENPDIRRLLGVEAETKIGTDLGLSNDWVVNIVKATGNYGEIFERNVGTGSPLKIARGINALWTKGGLQYGMPIR; from the coding sequence ATGAAAAAGATTCTCACAGGGATGCTGGCGATGGCCGCCGTCGGGATGACGGCGTCGGTCGCTTCAGCGGGAACGCTGGAAGACGTGAAGGCCAAGGGCTTCATCCAGTGCGGCGTGAACACCAGCCTCGCCGGGTTCTCCTCGCCGAACGACAAGGGCGAGTGGACGGGTCTGGACGTGGACTTCTGCCGCGCCGTGGCCGCAGCCGTCTTCGGCGACGGCACCAAGGTGAAGTTCACCGGCCTGTCGGCCAAGGACCGCTTCACCGCTCTGCAGTCCGGCGAAGTCGACATCCTGTCGCGCAACACGACCTGGACGATCAGCCGCGACACCGCGCTCGGCCTGAACTTCGGCGGCGTCACCTACTATGACGGCCAGGGCTTCATGATCAACGCGAAGAAGCTGCCGGGCGTGAATTCGGCGCTGCAGCTCTCGGGTGCTGCGGTCTGCGTGCAGTCCGGCACGACGACTGAGCTGAACCTCGCCGACTACTTCAAGGCGAACAAGATGGAGTACAACCCCGTCGTGTTCGAGAAGTTCGAGGAGGCCAACGCCGCCTACGACGCCGGCCGCTGTGACGCCTACACCACCGACCAGTCCGGTCTCTACGCCGTGCGCCTGCAGATGGCCGCGCCGGACGATCACGTCGTGCTGCCGGAGATCATCTCCAAGGAGCCGCTCGGTCCGTCGGTGCGCCAGGGCGACGACAAGTGGTTCGACGTGGTGAAGTGGACCTATTACGCGCTGCTCAACGCGGAAGAGGCAGGCATCACGCAGGCCAATGTCGAGGAGATGAAGAACTCCGAGAACCCGGATATCCGTCGTCTGCTCGGCGTCGAAGCCGAAACGAAGATCGGCACCGATCTCGGGCTGTCCAACGACTGGGTCGTCAACATCGTCAAGGCGACCGGCAACTACGGCGAAATCTTCGAGCGCAACGTCGGCACCGGCAGCCCGCTGAAGATCGCTCGCGGCATCAATGCGCTCTGGACCAAGGGCGGCCTGCAATACGGCATGCCCATCCGCTAA
- a CDS encoding amino acid ABC transporter permease, which produces MQEHDLSWVRTEMALAQDAPRSHVGPGAWARKNLFATPVDSALSVLALLAVAWFLPQILNWLFFSAVWSGTDRTACLTVDQGGQLPAGWSGACWPFVFNRFGYFMFGRYPLDERWRVILCGIIFLALLVPLLTPRVPFKRLNAILFFAVFPFVAFFLLVGGWFGLPYVETPLWGGLMVTLVLSYVGIVVSLPLGILLALGRRSKMPIVKLLSVILIETVRGVPLVTVLFMAAFMLPLFVPPGMTFDKLLRALIGVALFSSAYMAEVIRGGLQAIPKGQYEGADSLGLGYWQKMSLIVMPQALKLVIPGIVNSFISLFKDTTLVLIISMFDLLGVVKQSISGDPTWATPQTAKTGYVFAAAIFWVFCFGMSRYSQYMERRLDTGHRK; this is translated from the coding sequence ATGCAGGAACATGATCTCTCCTGGGTACGGACCGAAATGGCGCTGGCGCAGGACGCGCCGCGCTCCCATGTCGGACCGGGGGCATGGGCCCGCAAGAACCTGTTCGCCACGCCGGTCGACTCGGCGCTGTCGGTGCTGGCGCTGCTCGCCGTAGCCTGGTTCCTGCCGCAGATCCTCAACTGGCTGTTCTTCAGCGCGGTGTGGAGCGGCACGGACCGCACGGCCTGCCTGACCGTCGATCAGGGCGGCCAGTTGCCCGCCGGGTGGTCCGGGGCCTGCTGGCCCTTCGTGTTCAACCGTTTCGGCTACTTCATGTTCGGCCGCTATCCGCTGGACGAGCGCTGGCGCGTGATCCTGTGTGGCATAATCTTCCTCGCGCTGCTTGTGCCGCTGCTCACGCCGCGCGTGCCGTTCAAGCGCCTCAACGCGATCCTGTTCTTCGCGGTCTTCCCGTTCGTGGCGTTCTTCCTGCTGGTCGGCGGATGGTTCGGCCTGCCTTACGTCGAGACCCCGCTCTGGGGCGGATTGATGGTCACGCTGGTGCTTTCCTATGTCGGCATCGTCGTGTCGCTGCCGCTCGGCATATTGCTGGCGCTGGGGCGCCGGTCGAAGATGCCGATCGTCAAGCTGCTCTCGGTGATACTCATCGAGACGGTGCGCGGGGTGCCGCTGGTGACGGTGCTGTTCATGGCCGCCTTCATGCTGCCGCTCTTCGTGCCGCCCGGCATGACCTTCGACAAACTGCTGAGGGCGCTGATCGGCGTGGCGCTATTCTCGTCGGCCTACATGGCCGAGGTCATTCGCGGCGGCCTTCAGGCGATCCCGAAGGGCCAGTACGAAGGTGCGGATTCGCTCGGCCTCGGCTACTGGCAGAAGATGAGCCTGATCGTCATGCCGCAGGCCCTGAAACTGGTGATCCCGGGCATCGTCAACTCGTTCATCAGCCTGTTCAAGGACACGACGCTGGTGCTGATCATCTCGATGTTTGATCTGCTCGGCGTCGTGAAGCAGAGCATTTCGGGCGATCCGACCTGGGCGACGCCGCAGACCGCGAAAACCGGCTATGTCTTTGCGGCCGCTATTTTCTGGGTGTTCTGCTTCGGGATGTCGCGTTACTCTCAGTATATGGAACGGCGGCTCGATACGGGCCATCGCAAATAG
- a CDS encoding helix-turn-helix domain-containing protein, translating into MLTTGNQLKAARALAGLEQKEVAARAGVHVNTIRSMEAAGGEPIAGRAQNVHAVQRALEDHGIEFLNHGQPGVRLATKSTPSE; encoded by the coding sequence ATGCTCACTACAGGCAACCAGCTAAAGGCCGCTCGGGCGCTCGCGGGGCTTGAACAGAAAGAGGTCGCAGCGCGTGCCGGTGTTCACGTGAACACTATTCGCAGTATGGAGGCCGCAGGAGGAGAACCCATCGCCGGTCGTGCGCAAAATGTGCATGCAGTCCAGCGAGCGCTGGAGGATCATGGCATCGAATTTCTCAACCACGGTCAGCCCGGCGTGAGGCTTGCCACGAAATCCACGCCTTCCGAGTAA
- a CDS encoding twin-arginine translocation signal domain-containing protein: protein MTISRRQFLRNTAAVSAAAVTAVAPTVADATAQMTAEERFDFHLAEFKKAAEELDPRIGSWCVARLADADLRCSLAISAHRVTGRYEGDGKYESGALSALGRPTIYDVALLADRVDGHRMFSVRTSMDRMVLAEPRLNTFIGRRVS, encoded by the coding sequence ATGACCATCAGCCGTCGCCAGTTTCTCCGCAACACCGCTGCCGTCAGCGCTGCCGCCGTCACCGCCGTCGCCCCGACAGTCGCCGACGCCACCGCCCAGATGACCGCCGAAGAGCGTTTCGACTTTCATCTGGCCGAGTTCAAGAAGGCGGCCGAAGAACTGGACCCGCGTATAGGTTCTTGGTGTGTCGCTCGTTTGGCAGATGCTGATCTGAGGTGTTCTCTCGCCATTTCCGCCCATCGCGTGACGGGCCGCTACGAGGGCGATGGCAAATACGAATCCGGCGCGCTTTCAGCTCTCGGCAGGCCGACGATCTACGATGTCGCGCTTCTGGCGGATCGCGTTGACGGCCATCGGATGTTCAGCGTCCGGACTTCAATGGATCGCATGGTTCTGGCTGAGCCCCGGCTGAACACGTTCATCGGCAGGAGGGTGTCATGA
- a CDS encoding zinc-finger domain-containing protein, with the protein MAGGAIPHFQNDAGHKLIEIGVKEFMCVGADAPFDHPHVFLDMGDDDEKICPYCSTLYRYDHTLKATETRPAGCIFHEKAA; encoded by the coding sequence ATGGCTGGCGGCGCTATCCCGCATTTCCAGAACGATGCAGGGCACAAGCTGATCGAGATCGGCGTGAAGGAATTCATGTGCGTGGGCGCCGATGCGCCGTTCGATCATCCGCACGTTTTCCTCGACATGGGCGACGACGACGAGAAGATCTGCCCTTATTGCTCGACCCTTTATCGCTACGACCATACTCTCAAAGCGACCGAAACGCGCCCCGCCGGCTGCATCTTTCACGAAAAGGCCGCGTAG
- a CDS encoding cystathionine beta-lyase: MAEATSASQGINTRLAHMGNDPREFFGFVNPPVVHASTVLFANARSMAERNQRYTYGTRGTPTTDALANAVNELEGSAGTIVVPSGLAAVTVPLLSFLAAGDHLLIVDSVYGPTRHFANTMLKRLGVEVEYYDPRLGGGIAALFRPNTKVVFTESPGSNTFEVQDIPAIAAASRKAGAIVMMDNTWATPLYFRPLDHGVDISIHAATKYPAGHSDVLIGTVSANEACWKTLYDGFVTLGACSGPDDVYQTLRGLRTMGVRLAHHQKSALDIAAWLETQAGVARVLHPALPSHPDHALWKRDFSGSSGIFSIVLDGGGERQSHAFLDALKVFGLGYSWGGFESLAVPVFLGDRTVAKGPYEGPVIRLQIGLEDIGDLKADLALGLAAAAAAN; encoded by the coding sequence ATGGCAGAAGCGACCTCTGCGAGCCAAGGCATCAACACGCGGCTCGCCCATATGGGAAACGACCCGCGCGAGTTCTTCGGCTTCGTGAACCCGCCGGTTGTCCATGCGTCGACGGTGCTGTTCGCCAACGCCCGCTCGATGGCAGAGCGCAACCAGCGCTACACCTACGGAACCCGCGGCACCCCGACGACCGACGCGCTGGCGAACGCGGTGAACGAACTCGAAGGCTCAGCCGGCACGATCGTCGTACCGTCGGGGCTGGCGGCGGTGACGGTGCCGCTTCTTTCCTTTCTCGCAGCCGGCGATCACCTTCTGATCGTCGATTCCGTCTATGGTCCCACCCGCCACTTCGCCAACACGATGCTGAAGCGCCTCGGCGTGGAAGTCGAGTACTATGACCCGCGCCTCGGCGGCGGCATCGCTGCCCTGTTCAGGCCGAACACGAAGGTCGTGTTCACCGAATCGCCGGGCTCCAACACGTTCGAAGTGCAGGACATTCCGGCCATCGCCGCCGCGTCCAGGAAGGCGGGCGCGATCGTCATGATGGACAATACCTGGGCGACGCCGCTCTATTTCCGCCCGCTCGATCATGGGGTCGACATTTCCATCCATGCCGCAACCAAGTATCCGGCCGGGCACTCGGACGTGCTGATCGGCACGGTCTCGGCCAACGAAGCCTGCTGGAAGACGCTGTACGATGGTTTCGTGACGCTCGGAGCCTGCTCAGGCCCGGACGACGTCTACCAGACATTGCGCGGCCTGCGCACCATGGGCGTCCGTCTTGCGCATCATCAGAAAAGCGCGCTCGACATCGCGGCCTGGCTGGAGACGCAAGCGGGCGTTGCCCGCGTTCTGCACCCTGCCCTGCCCAGCCATCCGGACCATGCGCTGTGGAAGCGGGACTTCTCCGGCTCCAGCGGCATTTTTTCCATCGTGCTCGACGGCGGTGGCGAGCGTCAGTCCCACGCCTTTCTGGACGCGTTGAAGGTATTCGGCCTCGGCTATTCGTGGGGCGGTTTCGAGAGCCTCGCGGTCCCGGTCTTCCTCGGTGATCGCACCGTCGCCAAAGGCCCCTATGAAGGCCCGGTCATCCGACTTCAGATCGGCCTGGAGGATATCGGGGATCTCAAAGCGGACCTCGCGCTCGGCCTCGCGGCTGCCGCCGCGGCGAACTGA
- the xth gene encoding exodeoxyribonuclease III, producing MLLATFNINNVNRRLPNLMEWLAFRKPDIVCLQELKAPQDGFPEQALQRQGCQSAWVGQKSWNGVAILSRGSEPVLTRDRLPGDPADQQARYIEAAVKGILVACIYAPNGNPQPGPKFDYKLAWLARLKRHATALRKTGAPIALLGDFNVAPTAIDIYPTKSWNDDALVQPESRAAFASLVGRSWVDAVRAKHPKDRVYTFWDYKRQRWERDAGLRLDHALLSHGLAERLRDAGVDKAFRGKDGASDHAPVWIRLE from the coding sequence ATGCTGCTTGCGACCTTCAATATCAACAACGTCAATCGCCGGCTGCCGAACCTGATGGAGTGGCTGGCGTTCCGAAAGCCTGACATTGTTTGTTTGCAGGAGTTGAAGGCGCCGCAGGACGGCTTTCCCGAGCAAGCTCTTCAGAGGCAGGGTTGTCAATCGGCCTGGGTAGGTCAGAAGTCGTGGAACGGCGTCGCCATTCTGTCGCGCGGCTCCGAACCGGTGCTCACGCGCGACAGACTCCCGGGCGATCCGGCCGACCAGCAGGCGCGGTATATCGAGGCGGCGGTGAAAGGTATTCTGGTAGCCTGCATCTACGCCCCAAACGGCAATCCTCAGCCCGGACCAAAGTTCGATTACAAGCTCGCCTGGCTGGCGCGTCTCAAACGGCACGCGACGGCGCTCCGCAAGACAGGAGCGCCCATCGCTCTGTTGGGAGACTTCAACGTCGCCCCTACGGCGATCGACATCTACCCGACAAAATCCTGGAACGACGACGCCTTGGTTCAACCTGAAAGCCGGGCCGCATTCGCCAGCCTTGTCGGTCGCTCATGGGTCGATGCCGTTCGGGCAAAGCATCCAAAGGACAGGGTCTACACTTTCTGGGATTACAAACGACAGCGCTGGGAGCGAGATGCCGGTCTGCGTCTCGATCACGCGCTTCTAAGCCATGGGCTCGCCGAGCGGCTTAGGGATGCAGGAGTGGACAAGGCGTTTCGGGGAAAAGATGGAGCAAGCGACCACGCTCCGGTGTGGATTCGTCTCGAATGA
- the nirK gene encoding copper-containing nitrite reductase produces the protein MALAEFICKLTRLALRQIVVAVLLSSALVLPPALAQTHNHDAASQSDGTVAQPATEAPAVSGAGGAVSYHSATIFTLRTGIAEGRMVYIGVGGDIDGKVNPTLMVHEGELVQINLINGEGAEHDIVLDQYAARSSIVVGKNASSTFSFIANKVGEFAYFCSIAGHRAAGMEGLIHVMPGPREAMDTEAADIVRDPADLPGPIAQRPPQVMRIDLETVELKGRLDDGTSYVYWTFNSKVPGPMLRVRVGDTVEVHIKNAADSVMMHSVDFHAATGPGGGADFTQIAPGEEAVVTFKALKAGIFVYHCATPSVAHHITSGMYGLILVEPEGGLPQVDREFYVMQGELYTVEPFGTQGEMEMDYDKLISERPEYFLFNGSVGALTKSHPLYANAGETVRIFFGVGGPNYTSSFHVIGEIFDHVYELGSLTSPPLTGVQTVLVPPGGATVVDFKIDRGGHYVLVDHALSRAERGLAGYLIVDGPKDDDIMHAGPAKE, from the coding sequence ATGGCCTTAGCGGAGTTCATCTGCAAGCTTACGCGCTTAGCTCTGCGGCAGATCGTGGTAGCAGTGCTTCTGTCATCTGCCCTCGTCCTGCCTCCGGCGCTCGCGCAAACTCACAATCACGACGCCGCGTCACAATCGGACGGCACGGTGGCCCAACCGGCAACCGAGGCCCCAGCAGTTTCAGGCGCAGGCGGTGCGGTCAGCTATCACAGCGCCACCATCTTCACCTTACGGACAGGGATCGCCGAGGGACGAATGGTCTATATCGGCGTCGGCGGCGACATAGACGGCAAGGTCAACCCGACCCTGATGGTCCATGAAGGCGAACTGGTGCAGATCAACCTGATCAACGGCGAGGGCGCCGAGCACGACATCGTGCTCGACCAGTACGCCGCCAGATCTTCGATCGTCGTTGGGAAAAATGCCTCCTCGACGTTCTCCTTCATTGCCAACAAGGTCGGCGAGTTTGCATATTTCTGCTCGATCGCGGGCCACCGCGCAGCTGGCATGGAAGGGCTCATCCACGTGATGCCCGGGCCTCGCGAGGCGATGGACACGGAGGCGGCCGATATCGTCCGTGATCCGGCAGACCTGCCGGGACCGATCGCTCAGCGGCCGCCACAGGTAATGCGCATCGATCTGGAGACGGTGGAGTTAAAAGGCCGCCTCGATGACGGTACCTCCTATGTCTACTGGACGTTCAACAGCAAGGTTCCGGGACCGATGCTTCGCGTACGTGTCGGCGACACGGTCGAGGTTCACATCAAGAATGCGGCCGACAGCGTGATGATGCATTCGGTCGACTTCCATGCTGCGACCGGCCCCGGGGGTGGCGCTGACTTTACCCAGATTGCGCCCGGAGAGGAGGCGGTCGTCACGTTCAAGGCATTGAAGGCTGGTATCTTTGTCTATCATTGCGCCACGCCCAGTGTCGCCCATCACATCACGAGCGGCATGTACGGGCTGATCCTAGTGGAACCGGAAGGCGGCCTGCCGCAGGTCGATCGTGAATTCTACGTCATGCAGGGCGAGCTCTATACCGTCGAACCCTTCGGGACGCAGGGCGAAATGGAGATGGACTATGACAAGCTGATTTCCGAGCGGCCGGAATACTTCCTCTTTAACGGCTCGGTCGGTGCTCTCACCAAGTCGCACCCTCTCTATGCCAATGCCGGCGAGACGGTTCGCATCTTTTTCGGTGTGGGCGGCCCGAACTACACGTCGTCGTTCCACGTCATCGGCGAGATATTCGATCACGTCTATGAGTTGGGAAGCCTCACGTCGCCTCCGCTGACCGGCGTACAGACGGTGCTCGTTCCACCCGGCGGAGCAACGGTCGTCGATTTCAAGATCGACCGCGGCGGACACTACGTGCTGGTAGATCACGCGCTGTCGCGAGCCGAGAGGGGGCTTGCCGGTTATCTGATCGTTGACGGGCCGAAGGACGATGACATCATGCACGCCGGTCCGGCCAAGGAATAA
- a CDS encoding FAD-dependent monooxygenase translates to MSSAASRQVVIAGAGIAGLTAALAFAAKGFSVHVFDRAPRLEEAGAGLQLSPNATRLLDLLGVTALLKPVAVEPAAVVLRDGASFAELGRIPLGATARERWGAPYLVAHRADLQSALLARVGREADISLTLDAPVRDAALHARGVTVSVDIGGRRHEFPCRLLVGADGVHSAVRALGGRSADATFAGEIAWRATIAADSPAGRPFASRSPREISACLQPGFHLIAYPLRAGQTVNIVAFTHGDSPDGAHPPSDAALKRGLARCATPLRQLLENTPVWASWPIYRVDTRPRWTVPQGVALIGDAAHAMTPYAAQGAAMAIEDAVTLADAVARSRDDLSDALSAWERERRERVAKARRRASLNRLAWHAAGPVALARNLVLKLRGGESLAADLDWLYGWRMSSE, encoded by the coding sequence ATGTCCAGTGCGGCGTCCCGTCAGGTCGTGATCGCGGGTGCCGGGATCGCCGGGCTGACCGCCGCGCTTGCATTCGCCGCGAAAGGCTTTTCGGTTCATGTCTTCGACCGGGCGCCCCGGCTCGAAGAGGCCGGCGCCGGTCTCCAGTTGTCTCCGAATGCCACCCGGCTGCTGGACCTGCTCGGCGTCACCGCGCTGCTGAAGCCCGTGGCGGTGGAGCCGGCCGCCGTCGTCCTGCGGGACGGCGCCTCCTTCGCCGAGCTTGGCCGCATTCCGCTCGGCGCAACCGCGCGCGAGCGCTGGGGAGCGCCCTATCTGGTAGCGCATCGGGCAGACCTGCAAAGCGCCCTGCTGGCGCGTGTGGGGCGTGAAGCCGACATCAGCCTGACGCTCGATGCGCCTGTCCGCGATGCCGCGCTGCATGCCCGCGGCGTCACCGTATCCGTCGATATTGGCGGGCGGCGGCACGAATTCCCATGCCGGCTTCTCGTCGGCGCGGACGGCGTCCATTCGGCGGTGCGCGCTCTGGGCGGGCGATCGGCCGACGCGACATTTGCCGGAGAGATCGCCTGGCGCGCCACCATCGCGGCGGACAGCCCGGCGGGCCGGCCATTCGCCTCCCGCTCGCCGCGCGAGATCAGCGCCTGTCTCCAGCCCGGCTTCCATCTGATCGCCTACCCGCTGCGGGCCGGCCAGACCGTCAATATCGTCGCCTTTACCCACGGCGATTCGCCCGATGGAGCGCATCCGCCTTCGGACGCCGCGTTGAAACGCGGGCTCGCCCGTTGCGCTACGCCGCTCCGGCAGCTTCTCGAAAATACCCCCGTGTGGGCAAGCTGGCCGATCTACCGCGTCGATACGCGGCCCCGATGGACTGTCCCGCAGGGCGTCGCGCTTATCGGCGACGCCGCCCATGCGATGACGCCCTATGCGGCTCAGGGCGCCGCCATGGCGATCGAGGATGCCGTCACGCTGGCCGATGCCGTGGCCCGAAGCCGCGACGACCTGTCGGACGCGCTTTCCGCATGGGAGCGCGAGCGGCGCGAGCGCGTGGCGAAAGCCCGCCGCCGCGCCTCGCTCAACCGGCTTGCCTGGCACGCGGCAGGCCCAGTCGCTCTGGCGCGCAATCTGGTGCTGAAGCTTCGCGGCGGCGAAAGCCTCGCCGCCGATCTGGATTGGTTGTATGGGTGGCGAATGAGTAGCGAGTAG